A region of Thermococcus piezophilus DNA encodes the following proteins:
- a CDS encoding DUF63 family protein: MLEFLWSFINQYFIEPMYTRSGYNPYNTFVYALLLGFGIIYSYKHIIKPLKIRVDERIFLAVTPMVVFGATVRALVDGGVLPKNPLILTPGIFFTAFVLIVPALIADAKLKTYPKINVAWGTALALWANYLLVTNAKSWEPYELTLIHTAVSFLAVFAFYRWRPFERLYLYPVLAHYFDIASTVVAIHFYGYREVHWLENILVTHLGAYFYYPWITFILVIVYYGLKYLVPDEEERYFWYLAIYILGLGPAIRDPAQLVLQIG, encoded by the coding sequence ATGCTGGAGTTCCTGTGGAGCTTTATAAACCAGTACTTCATCGAACCGATGTACACGAGGAGTGGTTACAACCCATACAACACCTTTGTATATGCCCTTCTGCTCGGCTTCGGAATTATATATTCATATAAGCATATAATTAAGCCCCTCAAAATCAGGGTCGATGAGAGGATTTTCCTGGCCGTAACGCCGATGGTAGTTTTTGGCGCAACCGTAAGGGCGCTGGTCGATGGAGGCGTCCTCCCCAAGAATCCACTAATTCTAACGCCCGGAATATTCTTTACGGCCTTCGTTCTTATAGTCCCAGCTCTCATAGCCGATGCAAAGCTCAAGACATACCCCAAGATAAACGTTGCCTGGGGGACGGCTTTAGCGCTGTGGGCCAACTATCTTCTCGTCACCAACGCCAAGAGCTGGGAACCCTACGAGCTGACGCTGATTCACACGGCGGTGAGCTTCCTCGCGGTTTTTGCCTTCTACCGCTGGAGGCCCTTCGAGAGGCTCTACCTCTACCCAGTCTTAGCCCATTACTTCGACATAGCCTCGACGGTGGTAGCGATTCACTTCTACGGATACAGGGAAGTCCACTGGCTGGAGAATATCCTAGTCACACACTTGGGGGCATACTTCTACTACCCCTGGATAACCTTCATCCTGGTCATCGTCTACTACGGCCTTAAATACCTAGTCCCGGACGAGGAGGAGCGCTACTTCTGGTACCTGGCCATCTACATCCTCGGCCTCGGCCCAGCCATAAGGGATCCAGCTCAGCTGGTGCTGCAGATAGGCTGA
- a CDS encoding DEAD/DEAH box helicase encodes MLFVLRPGKKKNELEAFFIENEPEKLSQMKNLKADKIYRFIMRDGRLFKVLEGSQYRNPKEIEKSLRTARIVLVNADEWEDYFNRRLQNKRVEIAELCRLCLLQGQITVLTEGNRIKYQNEFICERCAEDELKRELRFKFNSVAMFDQAKKLLKRFRDLDKVLYAFDPRFDPTKHPEVTKWDELKAKHARVERLKVDELNLPEKFKSILKSEGVSELLPVQSLAIKHGLLEGESLLVVSATASGKTLIGELAGIPKAMEGKKMLFLVPLVALANQKYEAFRRRYSKLGLRVAIRVGMSRIKTKDELVVVDTGIDADIIVGTYEGIDYLLRAGRKIGNVGTIVIDEIHTLDDEERGPRLDGLIARLRRLYPNAQFIGLSATVGNPGELAKELGLKLVLYDERPVDLERHILIVRSEGEKWRHIANLCRAEASRKSRQGYKGQTIVFTFSRKRTHELAAYLTSKGLKAKPYHSGLPYRQRKLTEMEFQAQMLDVVVTTAALGAGVDFPASQVIFESLAMGNKWLTIREFHQMLGRAGRPLYHEKGKVYIIVEPGRKYSAQMEGSEDEIAFKLLTAPIEPVIVEWSDELEQDNVLAHACVFNRLDVIEDVQSKCLGANQSAEKVLEKLEEYDFVHLNGSLVDVTPYGRAVSMSFLLPKEASFIRESLGKRPSRWIAIKLFPFENIYLSGTLQRELEGAVRGRLSANVFSPSFASILEELDKVIPELSPNAAERLFTIYQEFFMCPEDDCTEYAMERVSNLIIELRRQGKHPTQIADHFRTVYGLIVYSGDVFTWLDGIIRKLEAIERIARVFRVREAENEAKVLRREIEEGRTLGREGQRGRGEHGYRR; translated from the coding sequence CTCAAGGCCGATAAAATCTACCGCTTCATAATGCGCGACGGGAGGCTCTTCAAGGTTCTGGAGGGCAGCCAGTACAGGAACCCGAAGGAGATTGAAAAATCTCTGAGAACAGCGAGGATAGTCCTCGTCAACGCCGACGAGTGGGAGGACTACTTCAACCGGAGGCTCCAGAACAAACGCGTTGAGATTGCCGAGCTGTGCCGTTTATGCCTCCTCCAGGGCCAAATCACGGTTCTAACGGAGGGCAACAGGATAAAATACCAAAATGAATTCATCTGCGAGCGCTGCGCCGAGGACGAGCTGAAGAGGGAGCTCCGTTTCAAGTTCAACAGCGTAGCCATGTTTGACCAGGCGAAGAAGCTCCTCAAACGCTTTAGGGATCTTGACAAGGTTCTCTATGCCTTTGACCCCCGCTTCGACCCGACTAAACACCCGGAGGTCACGAAGTGGGACGAGCTCAAGGCCAAGCACGCAAGGGTTGAGAGGCTCAAGGTGGACGAGCTGAATCTCCCGGAGAAGTTTAAATCCATTCTCAAGTCAGAGGGTGTTAGCGAGCTCCTTCCCGTTCAGAGCTTGGCCATAAAGCACGGCCTTCTGGAAGGTGAGAGCTTACTTGTGGTTTCCGCCACGGCGAGCGGGAAGACGCTCATAGGCGAGCTGGCGGGGATTCCGAAGGCAATGGAAGGAAAGAAGATGCTCTTTTTGGTGCCCCTTGTGGCCCTAGCCAATCAGAAGTATGAGGCCTTCAGGAGAAGGTACTCAAAGCTCGGCCTTCGCGTGGCGATAAGGGTCGGCATGAGCAGGATTAAAACGAAGGACGAGCTTGTAGTTGTAGATACGGGTATAGATGCCGACATAATAGTCGGAACCTATGAGGGAATTGACTACCTCCTTAGGGCTGGGAGAAAGATTGGCAACGTGGGAACCATTGTCATAGACGAGATACACACCCTCGACGACGAAGAGCGCGGGCCGAGGCTGGATGGGTTAATAGCCCGCCTCAGGAGGCTCTACCCCAACGCCCAGTTCATCGGCCTGAGCGCGACGGTCGGAAACCCCGGTGAGCTTGCCAAGGAGCTCGGGCTTAAGTTGGTTCTCTACGACGAAAGGCCCGTCGATTTGGAAAGGCATATACTCATTGTCAGAAGCGAAGGTGAGAAGTGGAGGCATATAGCGAATCTCTGCCGTGCTGAGGCGAGTAGAAAGTCGCGGCAAGGTTACAAGGGGCAGACAATAGTCTTCACCTTCTCACGCAAGAGGACGCATGAACTTGCCGCATATCTCACGAGCAAAGGCCTAAAGGCGAAGCCCTATCACTCTGGCTTACCTTACAGACAGAGAAAGCTCACCGAGATGGAATTCCAGGCTCAGATGCTCGACGTTGTAGTTACCACAGCCGCCCTAGGAGCGGGCGTTGACTTCCCGGCTTCGCAGGTCATCTTTGAGAGCCTCGCCATGGGCAACAAGTGGCTTACCATTAGGGAGTTCCACCAGATGCTCGGCCGCGCTGGAAGGCCGCTCTACCACGAGAAGGGCAAAGTCTACATCATAGTCGAGCCGGGGAGGAAGTACTCAGCCCAGATGGAAGGCTCCGAGGACGAGATTGCGTTCAAGTTGCTCACCGCTCCAATTGAGCCCGTCATCGTTGAGTGGAGCGACGAGCTCGAGCAGGACAACGTTCTGGCCCACGCCTGCGTCTTCAATCGTCTCGACGTCATCGAGGACGTGCAAAGTAAATGTCTCGGCGCCAACCAGAGCGCCGAGAAGGTTCTGGAGAAGCTGGAGGAGTATGACTTCGTCCACCTTAATGGCTCCCTCGTCGATGTCACTCCCTACGGAAGGGCCGTGAGCATGAGCTTCCTCCTGCCTAAGGAGGCGAGCTTCATAAGGGAGAGCCTCGGAAAGAGGCCATCAAGGTGGATAGCAATCAAGCTCTTCCCCTTCGAGAACATCTATCTGAGCGGAACGCTCCAGAGAGAGCTTGAAGGCGCCGTGAGGGGAAGGCTGAGCGCCAACGTCTTCTCACCGAGCTTCGCGTCGATCCTGGAAGAGCTCGATAAGGTTATCCCAGAACTCAGCCCGAACGCGGCCGAGAGGCTCTTCACAATCTACCAGGAGTTCTTTATGTGTCCCGAGGATGACTGCACCGAATATGCCATGGAGCGCGTTAGCAACCTGATAATCGAGCTCAGGCGCCAAGGAAAGCACCCCACTCAGATAGCCGACCACTTCAGAACGGTCTACGGGCTGATCGTTTATTCCGGCGACGTCTTCACATGGTTGGACGGCATAATCAGGAAGCTAGAGGCGATTGAGAGAATCGCGAGGGTCTTCCGCGTCAGGGAGGCGGAGAACGAGGCGAAGGTTCTGAGAAGGGAGATTGAAGAGGGAAGAACGCTCGGTAGAGAAGGCCAAAGGGGAAGAGGGGAACACGGTTATCGCCGGTGA